From the Plutella xylostella chromosome 5, ilPluXylo3.1, whole genome shotgun sequence genome, the window CCCACCAGTCCGGCGACACGCCCAGCCGCGCCGCCTCACCGCGCACCACCTCTACTAAGTCTGACACCTGGAATGAGCAGTTTATCGAGATTGTCCAGCTGCCGTACCtacaccgacacattagcaattaagggctgatttttcaatagacagataagtgttatctgaggaataaaattgttgctgtcacatctgaatgtttgtattagactaTGACAGCAAAAATTTTgttcctcagataacacttatcagaatattgaaaaatcagccctaaaaaTCTTaaaggcctctacacaccaaagccgctgacccggcggctTAGGCCGCCGGCTCAACCCGCCGGCCACATTTTGTACAATCATGCCTCATTTTGTACTACGTTAACCCGCCGGCACTAGGCCGCCGGGCTATGCCGCCGGGTCAGCagctttggtgtgtagaggccttaAAGCAGCGTcgcgtcgctcgcctgtcaaacatctgaaGATCCATAAAAGTAACATTAGAGTaacaggcgagcgacgctgcttatggattgtgaattgctaatgttcggtggtggtaaccccacagttATGCAACAGCGGTAAACAACTGCAGTAGTGACGTAACCGTAACTCACCTCCATGAAGAGATCCGTTTTCACCCCCGGCCATTTGTCGAGAGAATCATTCTCTTCCAGGAACTGAAATAGGCTTTCTAATTCCTGTAACTGCTGCTCCCGATTTCTTATAACTCGCTTCACGGTCTCCACGTCGTCGTTTTCAGGGACTTCGAAGCTGAATATAGGTTCTAACAGATCGTACAGGCCGATACTCTCGAATACGGAGAGAAAAGGGTTCCCCGTACTGAAGAAGTCAAGGTCAATATCCAACACGTACGGCTGAGTGATTTCCAATAATTTCGTCGTTTCAATTGTGTGGTCCTCCTCGTTTTCTCTTTCGCAATCTGGGTCGCCCAGCTCAGCGACTGTTAGTGTGAATTGTTTTGTTTCCACCAGTTCTTTGGAGTAGAGAGCGTCGGATAGATAGTAGGGTTCCGCGCTGTCGACCCGGACGAGTCCCGTGTCCTTGTCGTCGCCGATTGTTATGAGGCGGGTTCCGTCTTTAAGCTGCTTGGCCCAGGGCGGGCGCAGCCAGACGACTCTGCCTATATGTCCGGCGGCGACTGCTGGGAGGATCCAGTTCTCTATGTCTAGAAGCGGCAACACGGCGCGACCGGAGCGTGCGTCGCTCCCCCGTAGGGTCCGAGACACCAGTAGGTCCGGGTGAGAGTCGAGGTGCACGATCGTGTTCCCTTCTACCGgtagtttcttgcctccgatGGCCGAGTAGATGAACTGCAGCGCGTCGTTGTGCTCCTCGACCACGTATATGGGGATTCTCTTGAACTGCTTCAAATAAGGGATGACGTCGCCCACGTTGTTACTGTTATTAGTATTAGACATGTTGATGTGCTACTTTTGGAATTCTATAGCTATGTTGTTGTGGTGTTTTCATTCGAAGTAGGTACAGtctgaaacaaaataagtacctGTAAGTAAAATTGCCTCACTGAAGGGTAGAGCAAAGCTTTTACGCACTCAAGTTATTTACAACTTTCCCCCTCGATTGTCAAAGTAAACCCTACAAAGTACTCAAAAGTTATAAAACAGCTTCAGAAGCCAGAAATTGCTTTGTTAATTTAGCGACCCACGCAATTTTTTCACATTACggatacaaataaataaattagccGTATCTTGTTATTTCCATATTATACAAAGCATCCCTCGGCCCGGTAAGTCAACAGAGCGGACCTCGGTTGAATCGGCTCTCCCGGATTTGGGTCACGGCCCTTCATCCGATGCGgagcccccgcccccgccccccgctgCGCACTTGTTGAGGGACTCGAAGGTACTTCCGCATACTTACCATTTTATTACTCTACTAATAGGCGCCATGGAATTTCTCATTAAGAGGCTACGTGCCCGTAAACTTGGACTTCCAACTTCATAGCCGTCTAATCTAACCATAGAGTACCTGCCTACGATAAATTCAACGGAAGTACttatagtcgtttgcaatagaatccaacaatcatgtaaacaaatatggcggactgacattgacagcgtattgtttatgcccatagtgatgtcatagtgttctaattagattaaatatataagccatagactataaaataaaactgatcatatataaaaaatgtaattaaaacaaatttaaatcttcgtcttcttcatcatcactatcagaagtgtcgccggtgaccgtaattataaatggaaccactgtgtcatcgcttgccgtgtctaaaatgccgtcgagctttttcatttcttcctcttccttttttcgctttggttaattatattaagctcttgaaaaaaaagattattgtattcaaataggtactattaaattaaaataattgattaaattaaaattaaaacataacttcagattacgaacaacactaacttttcaatgacttatagagttaGATGAGTAAAAAACAAAGATGACAGCTTGGCAAATACTTcaaaatttttacgttgcaaatgttttaacaaatttaacttataaatacaagttaaatcgtgttgaagataatgtgaaaacaatggtgcgttcgttgaaatcagactatgttcataattgatcgtcaaatgtatgtgattacggagtaatcgtgacaatttggtttgtttacatgattgttggattctattgcaaacgattaTAGCTACAGGCATTTAAACCTAGCTATTTTGTGTTGAAAATTAGTTTGGTTCTATTTGTTACAAATACATTATACCAAAAAGACAAACTAAATCAAATttgctttaaaaaaatctgccGGGCAACAATATGTAAACTACTGGGCAGATGGAATAATATCTGCAGGACACGCACCGCAGATGTTTTGAGAATAATCGGAAGAGGGATTAAGGCGAAATCCTATGAAGACGATGGGAGACAAATTATTGAATCCGGAACGGAATGTAGAGtttaacttttgttataagagGGCATATATTCGATCCTAGTACAAGAGCTATTGGTGCTGctatgtttaattaaaatcggttcagcttTTTATACTAAGTTACGGTTATCCTCTTTACTTTGAGTAGTGTATGCGGAAATCTATTCCTATATGTATTTAATGAAAGCGCCGAGCCAAAGAATACTTTCAGCtctgaaaaaaaaaggtttaaaGCACATTGAGTCTCTCATGTTTTCCATTAGGCGCTTCCGGGCTTGCTGCGTAGTTGCGCGGCGGGCgaggggggcgcggggggtgtTATGACGCCGAGCGCGGTCGATACTGCGCGTGACGTCACCACGCCGATGCCGCCGCCCAAACACGGCCCCCTCCCCAACCCCCGTGACCTATTGCGCCGCAAACCTACCTGCGGGTCAAGGTACGACCAGCCCTTACTGACTGACCAGCGTGTGCTGCTCAGATCACTTCGTATAGTGTAGGTAAGTCACTacgtcaattttttttttttacatagcCTATTTggtttcccactgctgggcaaaggcctccccttttTCCTTCCACACCCTACGATCCTGTGCACTCTCAGCCCAGTTACTGTCGAATTTgtccaggtcgtcccgccatctccgtctcGTGCCGGGCGACGGGCGCCGGCGGAGAGGCAGGCCGGCGGAGAGGCAGGCCGAGACGTCAATAGGGTGtacaaattatgttttaacTGCACAACTTCATCGgtaatgtatgtaggtataatgttcATAATAGGGTACTATGCCAGAGTATATTATGAATTGTATGGCATACATTATAACTAGATACAATGTGTTTTATGTGTACTAGCGAATGTTTGCCCAAAAAAATTAACGCATAAAGTAAAGTCGACTTTGTCACAGATTGGTCAGAAGCAGAAGACTTCAACCATTGCGTCCGGCCGGTGATCATGTTGGAATACTGgtgataaatattttcagcTGAAACTCGGCAGTTTGAAAAGCGATACTGAAATGATACTTACGGCTTACGGCAATGCTCAAAATATTCACTATGGAAAGAGCTATACGTCCAGTCTCTGTGATACGAGATATGAGAGATTACAGATCGCCGGAATACACATATTCTCTCTCTGCTTTATTCGATACTGTTTAATCCGTCTTCACCTTCATACCTTAAGGAACGTTTCGAGTTTCGCTTCACGTCACACAATAAAAATctactctctctctctctctctcagccttctgtagtccactgttggacataggcctctcctaacgatcgccaccccaaacggtcacccgccatctgcatccagcggcttcccgctaccttccgcagatcatcagaccaacgggttggggggcgaccgacacgccgtttgccgacacggggtctccactccagaacctttgtactccagcggtcgtcggctctgcgggctacg encodes:
- the LOC105396905 gene encoding UPF0489 protein C5orf22 homolog, with the protein product MSNTNNSNNVGDVIPYLKQFKRIPIYVVEEHNDALQFIYSAIGGKKLPVEGNTIVHLDSHPDLLVSRTLRGSDARSGRAVLPLLDIENWILPAVAAGHIGRVVWLRPPWAKQLKDGTRLITIGDDKDTGLVRVDSAEPYYLSDALYSKELVETKQFTLTVAELGDPDCERENEEDHTIETTKLLEITQPYVLDIDLDFFSTGNPFLSVFESIGLYDLLEPIFSFEVPENDDVETVKRVIRNREQQLQELESLFQFLEENDSLDKWPGVKTDLFMEVSDLVEVVRGEAARLGVSPDWWAVFTAGCTRDQDGLPCHVSTYQQIQSLVTRSLRPLLRALPPPVLITIARSTDDGYCPPDQVDDIQSLVVHELKEAYETEEPNYYYLSKRNEEDE